The genomic stretch ACGACCCCATAGAGGCCGGCGACGGACGCGCCGGCCTCGAAATCATCGAAAACCAGGCTACCGTGGACCTGGTCATATCGGACATCCTGATGCCCGTTATGGAGGGCCTTGAAACGCTGCGGTATATCCGGGCGCATTATCCAGAGATGCGAATCATCGCCATGTCCGGCGGCGGACAGTTCGGCCCGGAATATTGCCTGGATCTCGCGCGCCGGCTCGGCGCC from Rhodothermales bacterium encodes the following:
- a CDS encoding response regulator; this translates as MRILIIEDDESVRGMVARMLRAEGYDPIEAGDGRAGLEIIENQATVDLVISDILMPVMEGLETLRYIRAHYPEMRIIAMSGGGQFGPEYCLDLARRLGA